A genomic region of Corticium candelabrum chromosome 6, ooCorCand1.1, whole genome shotgun sequence contains the following coding sequences:
- the LOC134181392 gene encoding uncharacterized protein LOC134181392 isoform X1 encodes MQGTSSMAEFEIYLNDDNGLETLTSQTVDESPKREKRKRVKFSNATGAKKRKIEPETIDISDDDDKQTTTRKVSLTTPESTVQTRAAVLARPNFSRKQTIHCSEKEIENFFWELDGGGYITALLAACPVKSPANFGRKVSMKQSLAASQHVVMAGRFSSAVIKRINKLFNRWYFKNEAAKNTDRDDVLELFGVPSDWRFSAKAHHAACHILCRWYLGTWITTELNTKVERFLNE; translated from the exons ATGCAAGGGACAAGCTCTATGGCAGAATTTGAAATATATCTAAACGATGACAATGGATTGGAGACATT GACTAGTCAGACTGTAGACGAGAGTCCAAAAAGAGAG AAAAGAAAACGAGTCAAGTTTTCAAACGCAACAGGGgctaaaaaaagaaaaattgag CCGGAAACTATAGATATCAGTGACgatgatgacaaacaaacaaccacaag GAAAGTGTCATTAACCACACCTGAGTCAACAGTTCAAACCAGGGCAGCTGTGCTGGCAAGACCTAATTTCAGTCGTAAGCAAA CAATACATTGCTCAGAAAAAGAGATAGAAAACTTTTTTTGGGAACTTGACGGCGGTGGCTACATCACAGCACTTTTGGCAGCATGTCCCGTCAAAAGTCCGGCAAATTTTGGAAGAAAAGTATCTATGAAACAATCCTTGGCTGCATCGCAGCACGTAGTCATGGCCGGGCGATTCAGTTCAGCAGTGATAaagagaataaacaaacttttcaATCGCTGGTACTTCAAGAACGAGGCAGCAAAGAACACGGACCGTGATGATGTTTTGGAGCTTTTCGGAGTACCAAGTGATTGGAGGTTTTCAGCCAAAGCACATCATGCAGCTTGTCATATCCTTTGCAGATGGTATCTAGGAACATGGATTACGACTGAATTAAATACCAAAGTAGAAAGATTTTTAAATGAGTAG
- the LOC134181392 gene encoding uncharacterized protein LOC134181392 isoform X2 — protein MQGTSSMAEFEIYLNDDNGLETLTSQTVDESPKREKRKRVKFSNATGAKKRKIEPETIDISDDDDKQTTTRKVSLTTPESTVQTRAAVLARPNFSPIHCSEKEIENFFWELDGGGYITALLAACPVKSPANFGRKVSMKQSLAASQHVVMAGRFSSAVIKRINKLFNRWYFKNEAAKNTDRDDVLELFGVPSDWRFSAKAHHAACHILCRWYLGTWITTELNTKVERFLNE, from the exons ATGCAAGGGACAAGCTCTATGGCAGAATTTGAAATATATCTAAACGATGACAATGGATTGGAGACATT GACTAGTCAGACTGTAGACGAGAGTCCAAAAAGAGAG AAAAGAAAACGAGTCAAGTTTTCAAACGCAACAGGGgctaaaaaaagaaaaattgag CCGGAAACTATAGATATCAGTGACgatgatgacaaacaaacaaccacaag GAAAGTGTCATTAACCACACCTGAGTCAACAGTTCAAACCAGGGCAGCTGTGCTGGCAAGACCTAATTTCAGTC CAATACATTGCTCAGAAAAAGAGATAGAAAACTTTTTTTGGGAACTTGACGGCGGTGGCTACATCACAGCACTTTTGGCAGCATGTCCCGTCAAAAGTCCGGCAAATTTTGGAAGAAAAGTATCTATGAAACAATCCTTGGCTGCATCGCAGCACGTAGTCATGGCCGGGCGATTCAGTTCAGCAGTGATAaagagaataaacaaacttttcaATCGCTGGTACTTCAAGAACGAGGCAGCAAAGAACACGGACCGTGATGATGTTTTGGAGCTTTTCGGAGTACCAAGTGATTGGAGGTTTTCAGCCAAAGCACATCATGCAGCTTGTCATATCCTTTGCAGATGGTATCTAGGAACATGGATTACGACTGAATTAAATACCAAAGTAGAAAGATTTTTAAATGAGTAG